The following are from one region of the Treponema denticola genome:
- a CDS encoding response regulator: protein MISKQDFPNINERAPEGKKPDGTPYKILVVDDSIFVTKQIGQILNSEGYEVVATAVDGFEGVEKYKELCPNVDLVTMDITMPKMDGLTALEQIMAFDKNAKVVMISALGKEELVKKALLLGAKNYIVKPLDRKKVLERVAGVLGIS, encoded by the coding sequence ATGATATCGAAACAGGACTTTCCCAATATTAACGAGAGGGCACCTGAAGGGAAAAAACCGGATGGAACGCCTTACAAGATTTTGGTTGTTGATGATTCTATATTTGTTACAAAGCAAATAGGACAGATATTGAATAGCGAGGGCTATGAAGTTGTTGCTACAGCTGTTGATGGATTTGAGGGCGTTGAAAAATATAAAGAATTATGCCCCAATGTTGACCTTGTAACAATGGATATTACGATGCCGAAAATGGACGGTTTAACCGCCTTGGAACAGATAATGGCATTCGATAAAAATGCCAAGGTAGTTATGATAAGTGCTCTGGGAAAGGAGGAGCTTGTAAAAAAAGCTCTTTTACTTGGAGCCAAGAACTATATCGTAAAACCGCTTGACCGCAAAAAAGTTTTGGAGCGTGTCGCCGGTGTTCTAGGTATTTCCTAA
- a CDS encoding AAA family ATPase, whose product MFLKNLEIFGFKSFPDRVKIEFADGITALLGPNGCGKSNVVDAVKWVLGEQSSRTLRADKMEDVIFNGTEKRNQLNIAEVTLTISNEKGLLNLDLSEIAIKRRLYRSGESEYFINNQPAKLREIRELFWDTGVGKAAYSVMEQGKIDQILSSKPEERRYLFEEAAGITKFKVKRQDAERKLEKTQENMKQIEAALAEVRRSYDTLKIQSEQTIKYRELKDSVFEHERDIQLLRLKSFVDGLAAKKQSLKEASEKRDSIQEQIDGIHGLLSENMDIVNGMEEKLNAYRTKVLNLAIEQKGKQEQVQIYNKRRSELKLKLNQLEAKTSSTKENIEGLEDDISEKNADVFEFKKQVSAIEKNAEDFEKNIDLASHKITSNKEEVKRLEENIKRLDDMRGDMELELKSITEDIVTELDKNLRSAGYSSTNRLEAEKDLDGALNRLKVLVTGKKAIFSDFASIENHSADDVKKFAEDSVQSFSSLLSISDEIQNALEKYKKSSAGFIDDFLAPEGIITKKRAVDAAILENRQSIENNRTKIAALIEENNELSVKINDYRKTLEDLRVNRAKVDAQAKNAEDQVKLLERQLSSEKKILHDLENEFFTEEKQLKQTEEDISELEGEINSLEYEGRKISAELEKLENEISIKNSDLASKRGKVDKLTAELSKANSLLEKFHLDLAGIEADIRNTKENFREKHSRELMEFEERMFTITSSVNDLRDSLSSIKQKLDSLGRVNFMAPEEFESVKERYEFLTKHISDLDKARADLQRITDEITAESTELFLDTYNKIKKNFHNMFRRLFGGGRAEIRLTDPKNVLESGIEIFAQPPGKKLENISLLSGGEKSMTAVALLFATYMVKPSPFCLLDEIDAALDEQNVTRFVTTLREFANVSQYIVITHNKKTVLGANAMLGVTMEESGVSKVIAIRLDNETELESKTIDLVNEPFVEEDVEPEEGVYIPPHPPKRIKTVNDEEEISENDRPQE is encoded by the coding sequence ATGTTTCTTAAAAATCTTGAAATTTTCGGATTTAAGTCCTTTCCCGATAGAGTAAAAATTGAATTTGCAGATGGTATAACAGCCCTCCTGGGACCCAACGGCTGCGGGAAAAGTAACGTAGTAGATGCAGTAAAATGGGTTTTGGGAGAGCAATCGTCCCGTACTTTACGGGCCGACAAAATGGAAGACGTTATTTTTAACGGTACCGAAAAGAGAAATCAGCTGAATATTGCAGAAGTAACCTTAACTATAAGCAATGAAAAGGGCCTCTTGAATTTGGATTTAAGCGAAATAGCTATAAAGAGGCGTCTTTATCGATCCGGGGAAAGCGAATATTTTATCAACAATCAGCCGGCAAAGCTGCGTGAAATTAGAGAACTTTTTTGGGACACAGGTGTCGGAAAGGCTGCATATTCCGTTATGGAGCAGGGCAAAATCGACCAGATCCTTTCGAGTAAGCCTGAAGAAAGGCGTTATCTTTTTGAAGAAGCTGCCGGTATAACGAAATTTAAGGTAAAAAGACAGGATGCCGAACGAAAGCTCGAAAAAACCCAAGAAAATATGAAACAGATTGAAGCTGCTTTGGCCGAGGTCCGAAGATCCTATGATACCTTAAAAATTCAGTCTGAACAAACAATTAAATACCGCGAGCTAAAAGATTCCGTTTTTGAACATGAAAGAGATATTCAGCTTTTACGCTTAAAAAGTTTTGTAGACGGTCTTGCCGCAAAAAAACAGAGCCTAAAAGAAGCTTCCGAAAAAAGAGATTCAATACAGGAGCAAATTGACGGTATTCACGGGCTCCTTTCGGAAAATATGGATATTGTAAATGGAATGGAAGAGAAGCTTAATGCTTACCGAACAAAGGTATTAAACCTGGCCATAGAACAAAAAGGTAAACAGGAGCAGGTTCAAATTTACAATAAACGCCGTTCCGAGCTTAAGTTAAAGCTTAACCAGCTGGAGGCAAAGACCTCTTCAACCAAGGAAAATATTGAAGGCCTTGAGGACGATATTTCCGAAAAAAATGCCGATGTTTTTGAGTTTAAAAAACAGGTTTCTGCAATAGAAAAAAATGCCGAAGACTTTGAAAAAAACATAGACTTGGCAAGTCATAAGATTACTTCAAACAAGGAAGAAGTAAAAAGGCTTGAAGAAAATATAAAAAGGCTTGACGATATGAGAGGGGATATGGAACTTGAATTAAAGTCCATAACCGAAGATATCGTTACCGAGCTTGATAAAAATTTAAGATCGGCGGGTTATTCTTCTACAAATCGCTTGGAAGCCGAAAAAGACTTGGACGGGGCTTTAAACCGGTTAAAGGTTTTAGTTACGGGAAAAAAAGCTATATTTTCCGACTTTGCCTCGATAGAAAATCATTCTGCAGATGATGTAAAAAAATTCGCAGAAGACTCCGTTCAAAGTTTTTCTTCACTTTTATCCATAAGCGATGAAATTCAAAATGCCCTTGAAAAATATAAAAAATCTTCGGCAGGCTTTATTGATGACTTTTTGGCTCCTGAAGGTATTATTACCAAAAAAAGAGCCGTCGATGCCGCTATCTTGGAAAACAGGCAATCTATCGAAAATAACCGTACTAAAATTGCCGCTCTGATAGAAGAAAACAACGAGCTTTCAGTCAAGATAAACGACTATCGCAAAACCCTTGAAGACTTGCGTGTAAACAGAGCCAAGGTAGATGCTCAGGCAAAAAATGCCGAAGATCAGGTTAAACTTTTAGAGCGGCAGCTTTCTTCAGAGAAAAAAATACTTCATGACCTTGAAAACGAATTTTTTACCGAAGAAAAACAATTAAAGCAAACGGAAGAAGATATTTCGGAACTTGAAGGCGAGATAAATTCTTTGGAATATGAGGGAAGAAAGATAAGTGCCGAGCTTGAAAAACTTGAAAATGAAATTTCGATAAAAAACTCCGACCTTGCCAGTAAGAGGGGAAAGGTTGATAAGCTTACCGCAGAGCTTTCAAAAGCAAACTCTCTTTTGGAAAAATTCCATTTGGATCTTGCAGGGATTGAAGCCGATATCCGTAACACAAAAGAAAATTTTAGAGAAAAACATTCCCGAGAGCTTATGGAATTTGAGGAGAGGATGTTTACTATTACCTCATCGGTAAATGATCTTAGGGACAGTCTTTCTTCGATTAAACAAAAGCTTGATTCTTTAGGACGGGTAAACTTTATGGCTCCCGAAGAATTTGAAAGCGTTAAAGAACGCTATGAATTTTTAACTAAACATATAAGCGATCTTGATAAGGCCCGTGCAGACTTGCAGAGGATTACGGACGAGATTACGGCCGAATCCACCGAACTTTTTTTGGACACCTACAATAAGATTAAAAAGAATTTTCATAATATGTTTAGAAGGCTTTTTGGAGGAGGAAGGGCTGAAATACGCTTAACCGATCCGAAAAATGTGCTTGAATCGGGAATAGAAATTTTTGCACAGCCTCCGGGAAAAAAACTTGAAAATATCAGTCTGTTATCGGGCGGAGAAAAATCTATGACTGCGGTAGCTCTTTTATTTGCAACCTATATGGTTAAGCCTTCCCCGTTCTGTCTTCTTGACGAAATTGATGCAGCCCTTGATGAGCAAAACGTTACCCGCTTTGTTACCACGCTTCGTGAATTTGCAAATGTAAGTCAATACATAGTTATCACTCATAATAAAAAGACTGTTTTAGGTGCAAATGCCATGCTGGGCGTTACCATGGAAGAATCCGGTGTTTCAAAGGTTATAGCCATAAGGCTGGATAATGAAACGGAACTTGAATCAAAAACTATAGACTTGGTTAATGAGCCCTTTGTAGAAGAAGATGTTGAACCTGAGGAGGGAGTTTATATTCCGCCTCATCCGCCTAAAAGGATAAAAACCGTAAACGATGAGGAGGAAATTTCAGAAAATGATAGACCTCAAGAGTAA
- a CDS encoding helix-turn-helix domain-containing protein, whose translation MKVLVFDRKIETLAFLCEKLENHGVITIAAENGSKFICNYLDPELDAIIVATKELAHYSLNEARLIKKIYKDITICTYFHEDCYNIKNINIVSSSGIHESIKRNEKILKIILSKCKRRPDLNKDYIYSLPKKSGILLKHLLINRQKGLSDEEISTIFWGEKIPSKQNSIYNHVYNLKKSLKKSFSNTYTILKANKRYRLIKLKKEA comes from the coding sequence ATGAAAGTGTTGGTTTTTGATAGAAAAATAGAAACTCTCGCCTTTTTGTGTGAAAAGCTGGAAAATCATGGAGTTATAACTATTGCTGCAGAAAACGGCAGTAAATTTATATGTAATTATTTGGATCCCGAATTGGATGCCATCATTGTAGCAACAAAAGAATTGGCCCATTATAGTTTGAATGAAGCCCGATTGATAAAAAAGATATACAAGGATATTACAATTTGCACTTATTTTCATGAAGATTGCTATAATATAAAAAATATCAATATAGTAAGCTCTTCAGGAATACATGAAAGCATAAAAAGAAATGAAAAAATCCTCAAAATAATTCTTTCAAAATGTAAAAGACGGCCGGATCTTAATAAGGACTATATTTACAGCCTGCCTAAAAAGTCCGGAATCTTGCTAAAGCACTTACTTATAAACAGACAAAAAGGGTTAAGTGATGAAGAGATAAGCACAATTTTTTGGGGAGAAAAAATTCCTTCAAAACAAAACAGCATCTATAATCACGTTTACAACTTAAAAAAATCTCTCAAAAAAAGTTTTAGCAATACATATACTATTTTAAAAGCAAACAAGCGTTACAGACTTATAAAACTAAAAAAAGAGGCTTAA
- a CDS encoding CapA family protein, producing MKKNLNYYLFLFITAAFFILNSCNSTEISESKLPQKENDISELVLSFSGDIMAHDVNFKMKDYNRIYDDVRDILLNDDLTFGNVETPVCEEKPLSSFPYFNIHKDYLRAAIEGGFDVFSFANNHTNDQGIQGIDGTIKSFNALKEEYKNKELFSSGLKNKEDEDFKPVLIEKKGWKILFLSITELINSHGKSKHRLYYSDPTKAGREKLLLSIKKMREENPCDIFILSLHLNEAEYGLKVLDSKKTWFKALAQAGIDVVWANHPHVLQDWELSDVELLNEETPDSPSKLKKNAFFMYSMGNFISGQRWKVNYADPAYYREYTGDSIIMQLRLKKIDGILQPEIEAAPVLITNYNEKDAPVIKRFTQEWIETLPEKERAYYLKRLELMRAYLPKLK from the coding sequence ATGAAAAAAAATCTTAACTATTATTTATTTTTATTTATCACAGCGGCATTTTTTATTTTAAATTCCTGTAATTCAACCGAAATTTCCGAATCAAAATTACCTCAAAAAGAAAATGATATAAGCGAACTTGTTTTAAGTTTCTCAGGCGATATTATGGCTCATGATGTCAATTTTAAAATGAAAGACTATAATAGAATTTATGATGATGTCAGGGATATTCTTTTAAACGATGATTTAACTTTTGGAAATGTGGAAACACCTGTCTGTGAAGAAAAGCCGCTTTCATCCTTTCCATATTTTAATATACATAAAGACTATCTAAGGGCTGCAATTGAAGGGGGCTTCGATGTTTTTTCCTTTGCAAATAATCACACTAACGATCAGGGTATTCAAGGAATAGACGGAACTATTAAAAGTTTTAATGCTTTAAAGGAAGAGTATAAAAATAAAGAGCTTTTTTCTTCCGGTTTAAAAAACAAAGAAGATGAAGATTTTAAACCTGTCCTAATCGAAAAAAAAGGCTGGAAGATTTTATTTTTATCTATAACGGAGCTTATCAACTCTCACGGTAAATCAAAGCACAGGCTTTATTACTCGGATCCCACAAAGGCAGGAAGAGAAAAACTTCTTTTATCCATAAAAAAAATGAGGGAAGAAAATCCTTGCGATATTTTTATTCTGTCTCTTCATCTAAACGAGGCGGAATACGGCCTTAAAGTTTTAGATAGTAAAAAGACATGGTTTAAGGCTTTAGCCCAAGCAGGAATAGATGTAGTCTGGGCTAATCATCCCCATGTTTTACAGGATTGGGAACTTTCCGATGTGGAACTTTTAAATGAGGAAACACCTGATTCTCCGTCTAAACTTAAAAAAAATGCCTTTTTTATGTACTCTATGGGAAATTTTATTTCGGGTCAAAGGTGGAAGGTGAACTATGCCGATCCGGCTTACTACAGGGAATATACGGGAGACTCAATAATAATGCAGTTACGCTTAAAAAAAATAGACGGTATTTTGCAGCCTGAGATAGAAGCGGCCCCTGTTTTAATTACAAACTATAACGAAAAAGATGCACCCGTAATAAAACGCTTTACCCAAGAATGGATTGAGACCCTTCCCGAAAAAGAAAGGGCCTACTATCTTAAAAGGCTTGAGCTTATGAGGGCCTACTTACCTAAGCTAAAATAA
- a CDS encoding lyase family protein, which produces METRSIFKNISPIDHRYSLPQGGLYDELSVFLSEEAGIVYCAMAEMALVKAHLKIAEEKKGSLLPKLSGELEKTLDDIALNIDPSEVYEEEHKTQHNIRALVNVLKKKVPENTAPLVHLGATSADILDTAFSMRIRDAVIKVIIPLLKKTELLLCDIAEREAETPQVGRTHGQHAVPITFGYAVSEYVARLGKSILKMEELVKDLRGKFAGAVGAYNAASLIVSDPMRFEKIYLDYLGLKPSEYSHQLVEPEYMLRLLLEANIAFGIIANLADDLRNLQRTEIGEVFEYFSATQVGSSTMPQKRNPWNSEHVKSLWKAFSPRVMSFYMDQISEHQRDLSNSASQRFIADYLTGLALAFNRMNSILKGLQADRENMLKNLLQGGGKVRGGVMAEPAYILLAECGVSDAHEVIRKITLAAENQKISFYEALKAEEKVFALVTARLKELNFDKPEEFFANPERYRGLANIKAKVLAEKYKSLM; this is translated from the coding sequence ATGGAAACTAGAAGTATTTTTAAAAATATATCGCCGATAGATCATCGTTATTCCCTCCCGCAAGGAGGTCTTTATGATGAACTGTCGGTTTTTTTATCGGAAGAGGCGGGCATCGTTTATTGCGCCATGGCCGAAATGGCCCTTGTAAAGGCTCATCTTAAAATAGCAGAAGAAAAAAAAGGCTCTTTACTTCCAAAACTGAGCGGCGAGCTTGAAAAAACCTTGGACGATATTGCCTTAAATATCGATCCTTCCGAAGTTTATGAAGAAGAACATAAGACCCAGCACAATATAAGGGCATTGGTAAATGTCTTAAAGAAAAAAGTTCCCGAAAATACAGCTCCCTTGGTTCACCTTGGGGCTACCAGTGCCGATATCCTTGACACGGCCTTTTCTATGAGGATAAGGGACGCTGTCATAAAGGTAATAATTCCTCTTTTAAAGAAAACCGAACTTTTACTTTGCGATATAGCTGAAAGAGAGGCTGAAACGCCTCAGGTCGGGCGTACTCACGGTCAGCATGCGGTTCCTATTACCTTCGGCTATGCCGTTTCCGAATATGTAGCCCGTCTGGGTAAGTCGATTTTAAAAATGGAAGAGCTTGTAAAAGATTTGCGAGGGAAATTTGCCGGAGCCGTCGGGGCTTATAATGCGGCCTCCTTGATAGTTTCCGATCCGATGAGATTTGAAAAAATCTACCTTGATTACCTCGGCTTAAAGCCTTCAGAATATTCTCATCAGCTTGTGGAGCCCGAATATATGCTCCGCCTCCTTCTTGAAGCAAATATTGCCTTCGGTATAATTGCAAACCTTGCAGACGATTTACGCAATTTGCAAAGAACCGAGATAGGTGAGGTTTTTGAATATTTTAGCGCAACACAGGTAGGCTCTTCCACCATGCCTCAAAAGCGTAACCCATGGAACTCCGAACATGTAAAAAGCTTGTGGAAGGCTTTTTCTCCCCGCGTGATGAGTTTTTATATGGATCAAATCTCGGAGCACCAAAGGGATTTATCCAATTCTGCAAGCCAAAGGTTTATAGCCGATTATCTGACAGGCCTCGCCTTGGCCTTTAACCGTATGAATTCAATTTTAAAGGGCTTACAGGCCGATAGGGAAAATATGCTCAAAAACCTTTTACAGGGCGGCGGAAAGGTTAGGGGAGGCGTTATGGCCGAGCCCGCTTATATCCTTTTGGCGGAATGCGGCGTTTCCGATGCCCATGAGGTAATACGCAAGATTACCCTTGCTGCCGAAAATCAAAAGATAAGTTTTTATGAGGCCTTAAAAGCCGAAGAAAAGGTCTTTGCCCTTGTTACGGCTAGATTAAAAGAGCTTAACTTTGATAAGCCGGAAGAGTTTTTTGCAAACCCCGAACGCTACCGAGGTCTTGCAAACATAAAGGCAAAAGTCTTGGCCGAAAAGTATAAGTCCTTGATGTAA
- the ppdK gene encoding pyruvate, phosphate dikinase, whose amino-acid sequence MAKSKYVYFFGGGSAEGNGTMREVLGGKGAGLAEMTAIGLPVPAGFTITTEVCEEYYKNNRKYPAELKAQVESYLSKLEKITGKKLGDKKDPLLVSVRSGAPVSMPGMMETILNLGLNDQSVQGLAEKTGNLRFALDAYRRFILMYGSTAMNIEREKFDKILDDVKEKRTKKRLNLAQTAKVSDTDVNEPELQDVIDRSKKLYEKEIKSPFPQDPIKQLWGAIGAVFGSWMSDKAVTYRRVENIVGIRGTAVNVMQMVFGNKGDNSGTGVCFTRDPNSGKNDFYGEYLFNAQGEDVVAGIRTPIKLDVFAKKDPAAYKKLCDARKILEKHYKDMQDMEFTVEEGELYMLQCRTGKRLPAAAFQMAVDMVEEKLITKEEAVSRIKASDIEGVFYKALDYSKASEIKSSHLVDGIPAVPGAACGIICLSAEAAEAAAKDGKRAVLVRHETSPEDVGGMHAAEGILTATGGKTSHAAVVARGWGKCCIVGCENLRIDYEKKAISAKGIVLKEGDYITLDGSKGAVYKGELPLITPKPPAAYKKIMEWVDQIRKIKVRTNADTPEDAKIAVGHGAQGIGLCRTEHMFFSDESRIQAIREMIIAENKEAREKALKKLLPYQTKDFEGIFKAMNGYPVTIRLIDPPLHEFVPHDKEGQQKLAEKLNISFASVKNRVDQLTEANPMLGHRGCRLSITYPEILEMQVTAIINAACTVQKKGIAVLPEIMIPLTIDAKEFRILEKRVRAVADDIIEKKAKDKKLKYMVGTMIETPRAALLADKIAEYAEFFSFGTNDLTQMTIGISRDDAGKFLPEYVDENKAGVFKADPFQSLDQEGVGILVSTAIQKGREVKKNLEIGVCGEHGGDLNSVKFFCRAGMDYVSASPLRVPIARLAAAQAEVEASKAKAGVKKPAKAAAKTAKKPAK is encoded by the coding sequence ATGGCAAAGTCAAAATATGTATATTTTTTTGGCGGAGGTAGCGCTGAAGGTAATGGTACGATGAGGGAAGTATTGGGCGGCAAGGGTGCCGGTTTGGCCGAAATGACGGCAATAGGACTTCCTGTTCCTGCCGGATTTACTATTACAACCGAGGTTTGCGAAGAGTATTATAAAAATAACAGAAAGTATCCTGCCGAACTAAAAGCTCAAGTCGAATCCTATCTTTCAAAATTGGAAAAAATTACCGGAAAAAAACTTGGGGACAAAAAAGATCCTCTTTTGGTTTCCGTTCGATCGGGAGCTCCCGTTTCGATGCCCGGAATGATGGAGACAATTTTAAACTTAGGCTTAAATGACCAATCCGTTCAAGGCTTGGCTGAAAAGACCGGAAATTTAAGGTTTGCTTTGGATGCTTATCGTAGGTTTATTTTGATGTACGGTTCTACGGCAATGAACATTGAACGTGAAAAATTCGATAAAATTCTTGATGATGTAAAAGAAAAAAGAACAAAAAAGCGTCTTAATCTTGCTCAGACTGCAAAAGTTTCGGATACCGATGTAAACGAACCGGAATTACAGGATGTTATAGATAGATCCAAAAAACTTTATGAAAAAGAAATAAAATCTCCCTTCCCCCAAGATCCCATAAAACAGCTTTGGGGTGCTATCGGAGCCGTATTCGGTTCTTGGATGTCGGATAAGGCCGTTACTTACAGAAGGGTTGAGAACATTGTAGGAATCCGCGGTACGGCTGTAAACGTTATGCAGATGGTATTCGGAAACAAAGGAGATAATTCCGGAACAGGAGTCTGCTTTACACGCGACCCGAATTCGGGTAAAAACGACTTTTACGGTGAATACCTCTTTAATGCCCAAGGTGAGGACGTTGTTGCAGGAATCAGAACTCCTATTAAACTCGATGTATTTGCAAAAAAAGATCCTGCTGCTTATAAAAAACTTTGCGATGCACGCAAAATCCTTGAAAAACATTATAAGGATATGCAGGATATGGAATTTACCGTTGAAGAAGGTGAATTATACATGCTTCAGTGCCGAACCGGTAAGAGGCTTCCTGCAGCAGCCTTCCAGATGGCTGTAGATATGGTGGAAGAAAAACTTATAACCAAGGAAGAAGCTGTTAGCCGTATTAAGGCTTCAGACATTGAAGGAGTCTTCTACAAGGCCTTGGATTATTCTAAAGCTTCCGAAATAAAAAGCTCTCACCTTGTTGACGGTATTCCTGCCGTTCCGGGAGCTGCATGCGGTATAATCTGTCTTTCGGCAGAGGCTGCGGAAGCTGCTGCAAAGGACGGTAAAAGAGCTGTTCTTGTTCGTCATGAAACAAGTCCCGAAGATGTAGGCGGTATGCACGCTGCCGAGGGTATTTTAACCGCAACCGGAGGAAAAACCAGCCATGCAGCCGTAGTTGCCAGAGGTTGGGGAAAATGCTGTATAGTAGGCTGTGAAAATTTAAGAATCGATTACGAGAAAAAAGCAATTTCGGCCAAGGGTATTGTCTTAAAAGAAGGAGACTACATTACCTTGGACGGTTCAAAGGGAGCTGTTTACAAGGGCGAGTTACCCTTAATTACTCCCAAGCCTCCTGCAGCCTATAAAAAAATCATGGAATGGGTTGATCAGATACGAAAAATAAAGGTAAGAACAAATGCCGATACGCCCGAAGATGCTAAGATTGCCGTAGGCCACGGAGCCCAAGGTATCGGTCTTTGCCGAACCGAACATATGTTCTTTAGCGATGAGAGCAGGATACAGGCAATCCGTGAAATGATTATTGCAGAAAACAAGGAAGCAAGGGAAAAGGCTCTAAAAAAACTTCTTCCGTATCAGACAAAGGACTTTGAAGGTATCTTTAAAGCTATGAACGGATATCCCGTAACCATCCGCTTGATTGACCCGCCCTTACACGAATTTGTTCCTCATGATAAAGAAGGTCAGCAAAAGTTGGCTGAAAAACTTAATATAAGTTTTGCAAGTGTTAAAAACAGAGTAGACCAGCTGACTGAAGCAAATCCTATGTTGGGACACAGGGGCTGCCGCTTGAGCATTACCTATCCTGAAATTCTTGAGATGCAGGTTACTGCCATTATAAATGCTGCCTGCACGGTTCAAAAGAAAGGAATTGCCGTTTTACCCGAAATAATGATTCCTCTTACAATCGATGCAAAAGAATTTAGGATTTTGGAAAAGAGGGTTCGAGCTGTTGCAGACGATATCATCGAGAAAAAAGCTAAGGATAAAAAACTTAAGTACATGGTCGGTACTATGATTGAAACTCCGAGAGCAGCCCTTCTTGCAGACAAAATAGCAGAATATGCGGAATTTTTCTCCTTCGGTACAAACGACCTCACACAGATGACCATAGGTATAAGCCGGGATGATGCAGGTAAATTCCTCCCTGAATATGTAGATGAAAACAAGGCCGGCGTATTTAAGGCTGATCCTTTCCAGTCATTGGATCAAGAAGGTGTGGGTATCTTGGTATCTACTGCTATTCAAAAAGGAAGAGAAGTTAAAAAGAACTTGGAAATAGGTGTATGCGGTGAACACGGAGGAGACTTAAATTCGGTTAAGTTCTTCTGCAGGGCAGGAATGGACTATGTTTCCGCTTCACCATTACGAGTTCCTATAGCAAGACTTGCCGCAGCTCAGGCTGAAGTTGAAGCTTCAAAAGCTAAGGCCGGTGTAAAAAAGCCTGCCAAGGCTGCCGCTAAAACTGCTAAGAAGCCTGCCAAATAA
- the bamD gene encoding outer membrane protein assembly factor BamD, translating into MKSIRYILILFLIFIFLNSCASTKKNTGETLDKKTEATVSSPADTDTSKDSENAKNSEKIIIMKVPEAESVESVSDPKPVADKPALELIVDTEDENEPASSNNEAGSSKDTDSKLPSVIEPEPLKKPEEKKPQDSAPSTSNQSTISVPDKKQIVKPADDPNKVNKPEIKKESLEKPVISSDKAPTAAETKPSVPEVSGMSNEDNSDKNIVNEEKIKDGSEPARVFSEFPSTEPDDSKEEKASRSVKLYTGQRLEVVYPGEGWVYLGESTAQKGIKYQQRKLQSGTSIFHFGAGDEGSYILNFSYFDVFSDNFISDSIAVHVEKAKTKLNNTVKASDYKGPINAQKENKPDLKNESKYGTDKGKVNNDTSSSKTLDEVSAGTPLKAESSVKKRENSKVYDAPDLLTVTEKSESKTSGQDFKSASELLDMIRGYISEGNAASALNSAEDFFKNYSVNLDEALFLRGQAYELNGPNKNVKKALEAYQTLTKAYPESKFWDKADARIRYIKKFYIDIK; encoded by the coding sequence ATGAAATCGATACGTTATATATTAATATTATTTTTGATTTTTATCTTTTTGAATTCCTGTGCAAGTACTAAAAAAAATACAGGCGAAACTTTAGATAAAAAAACTGAAGCTACGGTTTCAAGTCCTGCCGATACTGATACTTCCAAGGATTCTGAAAATGCTAAGAATTCCGAAAAGATTATAATCATGAAAGTACCTGAAGCCGAATCGGTAGAATCCGTTTCCGATCCTAAGCCTGTTGCCGATAAACCGGCATTGGAGCTGATAGTTGATACGGAAGATGAAAATGAACCTGCCTCATCAAATAATGAAGCCGGCTCATCGAAAGATACGGATTCCAAGTTACCTTCTGTAATTGAACCGGAGCCTTTAAAGAAGCCTGAAGAAAAAAAGCCTCAGGATTCGGCGCCTTCAACATCTAATCAGTCCACCATAAGCGTGCCTGATAAAAAACAAATAGTAAAGCCGGCCGATGATCCTAATAAGGTTAATAAACCTGAAATTAAAAAAGAATCTTTAGAAAAACCCGTAATAAGTTCCGATAAAGCTCCTACAGCTGCAGAAACAAAACCTTCTGTTCCGGAAGTTTCCGGCATGTCCAATGAAGATAATTCAGATAAGAATATTGTGAACGAGGAAAAAATTAAAGATGGTAGTGAGCCCGCCCGCGTTTTTTCGGAATTTCCAAGTACCGAACCTGATGACTCAAAAGAAGAAAAAGCCTCCCGTTCAGTAAAGCTTTATACGGGGCAGAGACTTGAAGTTGTATACCCGGGAGAGGGTTGGGTGTATTTAGGTGAGTCCACTGCACAAAAAGGTATAAAGTATCAACAAAGAAAACTTCAAAGCGGTACCTCTATCTTCCATTTTGGAGCCGGAGATGAAGGCTCATATATTCTTAACTTTTCATATTTTGATGTTTTTTCGGATAACTTTATTTCGGATTCTATTGCCGTTCATGTTGAAAAAGCAAAAACAAAGCTTAATAATACGGTTAAAGCATCTGACTATAAGGGGCCTATAAACGCTCAGAAAGAAAATAAACCTGATTTAAAAAATGAAAGTAAATATGGTACTGATAAAGGGAAGGTTAATAATGATACATCTTCATCTAAGACATTGGATGAAGTTTCGGCCGGAACACCGTTAAAGGCGGAGTCTTCAGTTAAAAAAAGAGAGAATTCCAAGGTTTATGATGCTCCCGATCTTTTAACCGTAACCGAAAAGTCGGAGTCTAAAACATCAGGACAGGACTTTAAATCGGCTTCAGAGTTGTTGGATATGATAAGGGGCTATATTTCGGAAGGAAATGCAGCAAGTGCTCTAAATTCGGCAGAAGATTTTTTTAAAAATTATTCGGTAAATTTGGATGAGGCCTTATTTTTACGCGGTCAAGCATACGAGTTAAACGGACCGAATAAAAACGTAAAAAAAGCCTTGGAAGCCTATCAAACCCTAACTAAGGCCTATCCCGAAAGCAAATTTTGGGATAAAGCAGACGCAAGAATAAGGTACATCAAAAAATTCTATATCGATATAAAATAA